The following proteins are co-located in the Gorilla gorilla gorilla isolate KB3781 chromosome 7, NHGRI_mGorGor1-v2.1_pri, whole genome shotgun sequence genome:
- the HTRA4 gene encoding serine protease HTRA4 gives MIRPQLRPAGLGRCLLPGLLLLLVSVLWAGAEKLHTQPSCPTVCQPTRCPALPTCALGTTPVFDLCRCCRVCPAAEREVCGGAQGQPCAPGLQCLQPLRPGFPSTCSCPTLGGAVCGSDRRTYPSMCALRAENRAARRLGKVPAVPVQWGNCGDTGTRSAGPLRRNYNFIAAVVEKVAPSVVHVQLWGRLLHGSRLVPVYSGSGFIVSEDGLIITNAHVVRNQQWIEVALQNGARYEAVVKDIDLKLDLAVIKIEPNAELPVLMLGRSSDLRAGEFVVALGSPFSLQNTATAGIVSTKQRGGKELGMKDSDMDYIQIDATINNGNSGGPLVNLDGDVIGVNSLRVTDGISFAIPSDRVRQFLAEYHEHQMKGKAFSNKKYLGLQMLSLTVPLSEELKMHYPDFPNVSSGVYVCKVVEGTAAQSSGLRDHDVIVNINGKPITTTTDVVKALDSDSLSMAVLRGKDNLLLTVIPETIN, from the exons ATGATTAGACCTCAGCTGCGGCCCGCGGGGCTGGGACGATGCCTCCTGCCggggctgctgctgctcctggtgTCCGTCCTCTGGGCCGGGGCTGAAAAGCTACATACCCAGCCCTCCTGCCCCACGGTCTGCCAGCCCACGCGCTGCCCCGCGCTGCCCACCTGCGCGCTGGGGACCACGCCGGTGTTCGACCTGTGCCGCTGTTGCCGCGTCTGCCCCGCGGCCGAGCGTGAAGTCTGCGGCGGGGCGCAGGGCCAACCGTGCGCCCCGGGGCTGCAGTGCCTCCAGCCGCTGCGCCCCGGGTTCCCCAGCACCTGCAGTTGCCCGACGCTGGGAGGGGCCGTGTGCGGCAGCGACAGGCGCACCTACCCCAGCATGTGCGCGCTCCGGGCCGAAAACCGCGCCGCGCGCCGCCTGGGCAAGGTCCCGGCCGTGCCTGTGCAGTGGGGGAACTGCGGGGATACAG GGACCAGAAGCGCAGGCCCGCTCAGGAGGAATTACAACTTCATCGCCGCGGTGGTGGAGAAGGTGGCGCCATCGGTGGTTCATGTGCAGCTGTGGGGCAg GTTACTTCACGGCAGCAGGCTTGTTCCTGTGTACAGTGGCTCTGGGTTCATAGTGTCTGAGGACGGGCTCATTATTACCAATGCCCATGTTGTCAGGAACCAGCAGTGGATTGAGGTGGCGCTCCAGAATGGGGCCCGTTATGAAGCTGTTGTCAAGGATATTGACCTTAAATTGGATCTTGCGGTGATTAAGATTGAACCAAAT GCTGAACTTCCTGTACTGATGCTGGGAAGATCATCTGACCTTCGGGCTGGAGAGTTTGTGGTGGCTTTGGGCAGCCCATTTTCTCTGCAGAACACAGCTACTGCAGGAATTGTCAGCACCAAACAGCGAGGGGGCAAAGAACTGGGGATGAAGGATTCAGATATGGACTACATCCAGATTGATGCCACAATTAAT AATGGGAATTCTGGTGGTCCTCTGGTGAACTTG GATGGTGATGTGATTGGCGTCAATTCATTGAGGGTGACTGATGGAATCTCCTTTGCAATTCCTTCAGATCGAGTTAGGCAGTTCTTGGCAGAATACCATGAGCACCAGATGAAAG GAAAGGCGTTTTCAAATAAGAAATATCTGGGTCTGCAAATGCTGTCCCTCACTGTGCC CCTTAGTGAAGAATTGAAGATGCATTATCCAGATTTCCCCAATGTGAGTTCTGGGGTTTATGTATGTAAAGTGGTTGAAGGAACAGCTGCTCAAAG cTCTGGATTGAGAGATCACGATGTAATTGTCAACATAAATGGGAAACCTATTACTACTACAACTGATGTTGTTAAAGCTCTTGACAGTGATTCCCTTTCCATGGCTGTTCTTCGGGGAAAAGATAATTTGCTCCTGACAGTCATACCTGAAACAATCAATTAA